From a region of the Aeoliella mucimassa genome:
- a CDS encoding polysaccharide biosynthesis tyrosine autokinase yields MLKTPESNNLSSMEQSDDISTSDMIHAGLRIWRTLSYRRYYVIASLVVCCVLGFAYYLAAPRYYQSTAKLLINERKADELTSVGDQIANDDLMANQRDLVTSAIVVSNALANLDSEHLIDLERVPRSDWVEDLTDRLSASISRKGSFVEVRYRSLDPDAAAAVVSEVVNSYLSFVDQTHKGSAGDTIEMLDGRLKQVQTDIQDKQRQLIELRDRVGHLALGDEKEAIDPIVQRALSLNESWIEAQQQRVDLEARLAAVNSSIARGDDMRQHLMSLEETLGQQVLISSLGMSSDDLSSIRERERERLEAEREMQSLSPYLGPNNPRMLELKARIDGIDQYLTNYRTAAGQRIAGMTGNELGPMMQELLRQSIAQTLEQEKQKEAAFVAARTEAAKQSSQLVELRTCERDLVRLENLHDSLIDRLDSADIYQSQGPIQAVVVEDPLPELKPVSPRIKTVFLMSVLSGLIVGVSLAYIQDALDDRFNSPEELTAQLGVPVLTLVQRLEPLVGDGLQSLHTHMCPNASDSEAFRTLRTSLSLMTDASERILVSSAEPSDGKTTVSANLAVAFAQAGKRTLVIDADLRRPGMTTLLGLKGQAGVADILTSEEPTASIAPRHVVHTDEPRLDVIPAGLRRPNPAELLSSQEFIELLAWADSQYDQVLVDCPPVLAVSDAQIVGRLVDGAILVVRPDKNHRRLVARACESFRNTGSQVLGVVANDVSDMHGSGYGYGYGYSYHSEDEEEPLPGEASLPHDDDSRRAA; encoded by the coding sequence ATGTTGAAGACTCCCGAATCAAACAATCTATCCAGCATGGAGCAGTCGGATGATATCTCTACATCCGACATGATTCACGCTGGGCTTCGGATATGGCGAACACTCAGTTACCGCCGCTACTACGTGATCGCATCGCTAGTGGTGTGCTGCGTGCTTGGTTTCGCCTACTATTTGGCTGCTCCGCGCTATTATCAGTCGACAGCAAAACTGCTGATCAACGAACGCAAGGCAGACGAACTCACTAGCGTTGGCGATCAGATCGCCAACGACGACCTGATGGCCAACCAACGCGACTTGGTGACCAGTGCCATCGTGGTGAGCAACGCACTTGCCAATCTCGACTCGGAGCATCTGATCGATCTCGAACGAGTGCCACGCAGTGATTGGGTAGAGGACCTCACCGATCGTTTGTCGGCTTCGATCAGTCGCAAAGGTAGCTTTGTGGAAGTGCGATATCGTTCGCTCGATCCCGATGCCGCCGCCGCGGTAGTGAGCGAGGTGGTGAACTCCTATTTGAGTTTTGTCGACCAAACTCATAAAGGGTCGGCAGGCGACACGATCGAAATGCTCGATGGTCGGCTCAAGCAAGTACAAACCGATATTCAAGACAAACAGCGCCAGCTCATTGAGCTTCGCGACCGAGTTGGCCACTTGGCTTTAGGCGATGAAAAGGAAGCCATCGATCCTATTGTACAGCGGGCGTTAAGCCTGAATGAAAGTTGGATCGAAGCCCAGCAGCAACGGGTTGACCTCGAAGCACGACTGGCTGCGGTGAATTCGTCGATTGCTCGTGGTGACGACATGCGCCAGCACCTGATGTCTCTCGAGGAAACGTTGGGCCAGCAAGTGCTCATTTCATCCTTGGGAATGTCGAGCGACGATCTGTCAAGCATCCGCGAGCGAGAACGCGAGCGGCTAGAAGCAGAACGCGAAATGCAAAGCCTGTCCCCTTATCTTGGCCCGAACAACCCGCGGATGCTTGAGCTAAAAGCACGCATCGATGGCATCGATCAGTACCTAACGAATTACCGTACTGCTGCCGGACAGCGAATTGCTGGCATGACTGGCAATGAGCTGGGGCCGATGATGCAAGAACTCTTGCGGCAATCCATCGCCCAAACGCTGGAACAGGAAAAACAAAAGGAAGCCGCTTTCGTGGCTGCCCGCACCGAAGCAGCCAAACAAAGTAGTCAACTGGTGGAGCTACGCACCTGCGAGCGCGATTTGGTGCGACTCGAAAACCTGCACGATAGTTTGATCGATCGCCTCGACTCGGCGGACATTTATCAATCGCAGGGGCCGATTCAAGCCGTGGTGGTGGAAGACCCCCTGCCTGAACTAAAGCCAGTCTCGCCGAGAATCAAAACCGTGTTCCTGATGTCGGTGCTCTCGGGATTAATCGTCGGTGTTTCGCTGGCATACATTCAGGACGCACTTGACGACCGCTTCAATTCGCCGGAAGAACTCACCGCCCAGCTTGGGGTGCCAGTGCTTACCTTGGTGCAGCGACTGGAACCGTTGGTTGGCGACGGGCTGCAATCGCTCCACACTCATATGTGTCCGAATGCGTCGGACAGCGAGGCGTTTCGTACCTTGCGTACTTCGTTGTCGCTGATGACCGACGCTTCCGAGCGAATTTTGGTCTCGAGTGCCGAACCGAGCGACGGAAAGACCACCGTATCGGCCAATCTGGCGGTGGCTTTTGCCCAGGCTGGTAAACGCACTTTGGTCATCGATGCCGACCTGCGTCGCCCTGGCATGACCACCTTGCTCGGACTTAAAGGGCAAGCCGGTGTTGCCGACATTCTTACTTCGGAAGAACCTACGGCCAGCATCGCCCCTCGTCATGTCGTTCACACCGACGAACCACGACTCGACGTGATTCCGGCTGGCCTACGGCGTCCGAATCCAGCGGAGCTGCTTTCGAGCCAAGAGTTTATCGAACTGCTGGCTTGGGCCGATTCGCAGTACGACCAAGTGCTGGTCGATTGTCCCCCGGTCCTAGCGGTGAGCGATGCTCAAATCGTGGGCCGGCTTGTGGATGGAGCCATCCTGGTGGTGCGTCCCGACAAGAACCATCGCCGGTTGGTCGCCCGTGCATGCGAGAGCTTCCGCAATACTGGAAGCCAAGTGCTAGGCGTGGTGGCCAATGATGTGAGCGACATGCATGGCTCCGGCTACGGCTATGGCTACGGGTACAGCTACCATAGCGAAGATGAGGAAGAGCCACTGCCTGGCGAGGCATCGCTTCCTCACGACGACGATTCTCGTCGCGCCGCTTAA
- a CDS encoding O-antigen ligase family protein, whose product MFGITKSRKLSPFALIGNWQWEQVFDQTVHHMLWGMIVLAPLFWGGRGEIARLVYAILSAALVTIWLVRQWLSGRSEWNWSPVFWLPLLAVAWMVLQLIPMPSAVIEWFAPRTTELLPLWQDQAWLEQYGLTGWSTLSLDPVSGQVSMAMMLSCSLTMVVVFSRMRNETFANQIVLWIAQSGTFMAVFGLLQHLTAGGLFFWVYKYPFRVSDDYVCGSFINHNHFASFLVMSAGAIVYQLMMAVPASMKSLPVHGRHQSFTFDKATLTVVGWAASLAVTVLALIMSASRGAMLAAVAATLVLLAVYLKKRLIGVVPLVTTIIVAAVVVIGMSLQVDERFTDRLGDLTSGSIDAVDHDGARRAIWNANLQAISHGWLVGAGAGSHAMVYPAYLDRTHTKVFTHAENGYLQVATELGLPGIALLIAMGVTTVRWAIAAWKNCTTREQSALLGAVLAGIAASAVHSLTDFVWYIPATFTLLILLMAVLRYLAKGQDDHRKADTSTSRPSPDLALVAMCSIIVMGVILIRPALASSAMGAYLAASEADSWRQPLTLRDAAETGDLGKLEADESILVRKIEALRKVVSLDPSDSGAHMRLSRAYLQWFDLRAPVRENRMSLGHIQLAVADGGFTSPEQIESWLERAIGPDVAFLEAAEKHALRSLQLCPLQEMSYVCLASVAFLHDRPVEPLLAQADKLAPQDGNLLFEIGKRHMAVNNLEQAIEYWVRSCEHPGQHRFMVVASMAGNIPVNHYLTTFAPDWQTLRLVWKRYRDTADPESLAELLEYAEQRADEYDPASANVQEPYIWIWLAAMYKDVGNESHQIACLERAMDLNPTLVPVRKSYAVALLEAGKFNECESHFRWCLARDSTDRSLRQYLHKATSGKRRQEVVPSTATRVRSNRYQ is encoded by the coding sequence ATGTTTGGGATAACCAAAAGTCGAAAACTCTCGCCGTTTGCTTTGATTGGCAACTGGCAATGGGAGCAGGTGTTCGACCAAACCGTGCATCATATGCTGTGGGGCATGATTGTGCTTGCCCCGCTTTTTTGGGGCGGACGAGGCGAGATTGCTCGCCTGGTTTATGCGATTCTCTCCGCGGCCCTAGTAACGATATGGCTGGTAAGGCAATGGTTGTCGGGCCGTAGTGAGTGGAACTGGTCGCCGGTCTTCTGGTTACCATTGCTCGCTGTCGCGTGGATGGTGCTTCAGCTCATTCCAATGCCGAGTGCAGTGATCGAATGGTTCGCACCACGAACCACCGAACTGCTGCCACTTTGGCAGGACCAAGCGTGGCTCGAGCAGTATGGCCTCACGGGGTGGAGCACGTTGTCGCTCGACCCGGTGAGTGGTCAGGTTTCGATGGCAATGATGCTCTCCTGCTCGCTGACGATGGTCGTCGTCTTTTCGCGGATGCGAAACGAGACATTTGCGAACCAAATCGTCCTCTGGATCGCCCAGTCAGGCACGTTCATGGCTGTGTTCGGATTGCTTCAGCACCTGACGGCTGGTGGTCTCTTCTTCTGGGTTTACAAGTATCCCTTCCGCGTCTCCGACGACTATGTTTGTGGTAGCTTCATCAATCACAACCATTTCGCCAGTTTCTTGGTGATGAGTGCAGGGGCCATTGTCTATCAACTGATGATGGCGGTGCCGGCTTCGATGAAATCGCTTCCTGTACATGGTCGACACCAGTCCTTCACGTTCGATAAAGCTACTCTGACCGTCGTTGGGTGGGCTGCGTCGCTGGCGGTTACGGTGCTTGCTTTGATCATGTCGGCGTCCCGCGGGGCTATGCTCGCTGCGGTCGCAGCCACTCTGGTGCTCTTAGCGGTATACTTGAAGAAACGCTTGATTGGCGTGGTTCCGTTGGTGACGACCATTATCGTAGCGGCTGTCGTGGTGATTGGCATGTCGCTACAAGTCGACGAACGTTTCACCGATCGCTTGGGTGACCTCACCAGTGGATCGATAGACGCGGTAGACCACGATGGTGCCCGCCGAGCCATTTGGAATGCAAACTTGCAAGCGATTTCGCACGGGTGGTTGGTGGGAGCAGGCGCGGGGAGCCACGCGATGGTTTATCCGGCCTATCTCGACCGCACCCACACAAAAGTGTTCACCCATGCCGAAAATGGTTACCTGCAAGTCGCCACCGAACTTGGGTTGCCTGGTATTGCGTTGCTAATTGCGATGGGAGTAACAACCGTCCGCTGGGCAATCGCGGCCTGGAAAAACTGTACCACCCGTGAACAGTCTGCCTTGTTGGGAGCGGTGCTGGCAGGCATCGCGGCCAGCGCCGTGCATAGCCTTACCGATTTTGTGTGGTACATCCCGGCCACTTTCACACTGCTGATCTTATTGATGGCGGTCCTGCGTTATTTGGCAAAGGGCCAGGATGACCATCGCAAGGCGGATACATCAACTAGTCGACCTTCGCCAGATTTAGCACTGGTCGCCATGTGTTCCATCATTGTGATGGGGGTGATTCTCATCCGTCCGGCGCTGGCAAGCAGTGCGATGGGAGCCTACCTGGCCGCGTCGGAAGCCGATAGCTGGCGGCAACCGCTTACGTTGCGGGATGCAGCGGAAACCGGCGATCTCGGCAAGCTGGAAGCCGACGAGTCGATTCTCGTGCGCAAAATCGAAGCTTTGCGGAAAGTAGTGAGCCTCGATCCCAGTGATTCCGGCGCCCACATGCGACTCTCTCGTGCCTATCTGCAGTGGTTCGATCTGCGCGCCCCGGTTCGCGAAAATCGCATGAGTCTAGGCCATATTCAGCTCGCAGTGGCCGACGGTGGATTTACCTCGCCAGAGCAAATCGAGTCGTGGCTCGAGCGAGCGATTGGTCCAGACGTAGCGTTTCTCGAAGCGGCAGAAAAGCACGCCTTGCGGTCACTACAATTGTGCCCGTTGCAGGAAATGAGCTATGTCTGCCTGGCAAGCGTGGCGTTTCTGCATGACCGTCCCGTGGAACCGCTGCTAGCACAAGCCGATAAGCTTGCTCCCCAAGACGGGAACCTGTTGTTTGAGATTGGTAAAAGACACATGGCTGTCAACAACCTGGAACAAGCCATCGAATACTGGGTGCGAAGTTGCGAGCATCCTGGACAACATCGATTCATGGTCGTGGCCTCGATGGCAGGTAACATCCCCGTCAACCACTACCTTACCACCTTTGCTCCTGATTGGCAGACACTGCGATTAGTCTGGAAGCGGTATCGCGATACGGCCGACCCAGAGTCGCTTGCCGAATTGCTCGAATACGCTGAACAGCGGGCGGACGAATACGACCCAGCCTCGGCCAACGTGCAGGAACCCTACATTTGGATCTGGTTGGCCGCTATGTACAAGGATGTAGGAAACGAATCGCACCAGATTGCCTGTCTCGAACGAGCGATGGACTTGAACCCCACGTTGGTTCCTGTGCGTAAGAGCTACGCGGTTGCTTTGCTTGAGGCTGGGAAGTTCAACGAATGCGAGTCGCATTTCCGCTGGTGCTTGGCGCGAGACTCTACCGACAGAAGCCTGCGACAGTACTTGCACAAAGCCACGTCCGGTAAACGCCGGCAAGAGGTGGTGCCCAGCACGGCCACTCGAGTCCGTTCTAATCGATATCAATAG
- a CDS encoding polysaccharide biosynthesis protein, whose translation MPLIASDKPSSRPGLHVVIAMVLLLCAMKAAYVLAYCLRFDGFPTGEFAWRLWATLPWVLVAKMMAASWFNVHRGWHRFVTFHDLGTIAKAMTCGTVGVVLIDWFLVPEYSIPRTVVLVDWGGSIALVGLLRSVPRAWRHLQQQWSDSDTRLRALIVGANESGENLLRAISHNRRLNYQVLGFVDETPSLVGHRIAGVPVVGTLDELAELAARYSVDEVLIHSGDLPGKTVRELMETANDYAFNINVLPNYEQLLGGKVSVQPRAVAIEDLLRRESLSLDTPAISQWLRGRTVLVTGSAGSIGSEICRQLVALRPGKIVVVDRSETGQFFLDRELRRLADDLEIVVALADLTDQVRMKAVFEEHQPDIVFHAAAYKHVPLMEDHPGEAIKNIVLATRHVVDLAEEYQAQGLVMISTDKAVNPTSVMGSCKQLAERYVQAKAATSSCRFITVRFGNVLDSAGSVVPVFREQIARGGPITVTHPDIIRFFMMIPEAAQLVIQAGAMGQGGEIFVLDMGEPVKIVDLARDMIRLSGLREGEDIEIEFTGLRPGEKLFEELYGEQETHRKTSHPKIMVADSQSWHLVQVVNEISQLAELSNARPERVRQALSEVVPLYHEPAAERRAA comes from the coding sequence ATGCCGTTAATCGCGAGCGACAAACCGAGCAGCCGACCTGGCCTTCACGTGGTGATTGCCATGGTGCTGCTGCTGTGCGCGATGAAAGCGGCTTACGTTCTCGCCTACTGCCTGCGGTTCGATGGGTTCCCTACCGGCGAGTTTGCCTGGCGGCTGTGGGCAACGTTGCCGTGGGTGCTGGTCGCCAAGATGATGGCTGCTAGTTGGTTTAATGTGCATCGAGGCTGGCATCGCTTTGTTACTTTTCACGATCTGGGGACCATTGCCAAGGCCATGACTTGTGGCACTGTTGGCGTGGTGCTAATCGATTGGTTTTTGGTGCCGGAGTATTCTATTCCCCGCACCGTTGTGCTGGTCGACTGGGGTGGTTCGATTGCCTTGGTGGGCTTGCTTCGCTCCGTACCCCGGGCGTGGCGGCATTTGCAGCAGCAGTGGAGCGACTCGGATACTCGCTTGCGAGCACTGATTGTGGGAGCCAACGAGTCGGGCGAAAACTTGCTGCGGGCCATCTCGCATAATCGCCGGCTCAACTACCAGGTGCTTGGCTTTGTCGACGAAACACCAAGTCTGGTTGGTCACCGCATCGCCGGCGTGCCGGTGGTGGGTACGCTCGACGAGCTGGCCGAACTGGCCGCACGCTACTCGGTCGATGAAGTGCTGATTCACTCCGGCGACTTGCCAGGCAAGACCGTTCGCGAGCTGATGGAAACAGCCAACGACTACGCGTTCAACATCAATGTGCTCCCCAACTACGAGCAGCTGCTCGGTGGCAAAGTAAGCGTACAACCTCGGGCGGTAGCCATCGAAGACCTGTTGCGCCGCGAATCGCTCTCGCTCGATACGCCCGCGATCAGCCAATGGTTGCGGGGCCGAACCGTGCTCGTCACTGGATCGGCGGGGAGCATTGGTTCTGAGATTTGCCGACAGTTGGTCGCGTTACGTCCTGGTAAGATCGTGGTGGTCGATCGATCGGAGACGGGGCAGTTTTTCCTCGATCGTGAACTACGCCGGTTGGCCGACGATCTAGAGATTGTCGTCGCGCTGGCCGATCTGACCGATCAGGTTCGCATGAAGGCCGTGTTCGAGGAGCACCAACCCGACATTGTGTTTCATGCGGCGGCCTACAAGCATGTGCCGCTCATGGAGGATCATCCCGGCGAGGCCATCAAGAACATTGTGCTCGCCACACGACACGTGGTCGACCTGGCCGAAGAATACCAGGCCCAAGGCTTGGTGATGATCTCTACCGACAAAGCGGTGAACCCCACCAGCGTGATGGGGTCGTGCAAGCAATTGGCCGAACGCTACGTGCAGGCGAAGGCCGCCACGTCGTCGTGCCGGTTCATCACGGTGCGGTTCGGCAACGTACTCGACTCAGCGGGCAGTGTGGTTCCGGTGTTTCGCGAGCAGATCGCCCGCGGCGGTCCGATCACCGTGACTCACCCCGACATCATTCGCTTTTTCATGATGATCCCCGAGGCGGCTCAACTCGTCATCCAGGCGGGAGCGATGGGGCAGGGGGGCGAGATTTTCGTGCTCGACATGGGCGAGCCGGTCAAGATCGTCGACCTGGCCCGCGACATGATCCGTCTCTCCGGACTTCGCGAGGGAGAAGACATCGAGATCGAGTTCACCGGCCTGCGCCCTGGCGAAAAGCTGTTCGAAGAACTCTACGGCGAGCAGGAAACCCACCGCAAGACGTCGCACCCCAAGATCATGGTCGCCGACAGCCAGTCGTGGCACTTGGTGCAGGTAGTGAACGAAATCAGCCAGCTCGCCGAACTGTCCAACGCCCGGCCCGAGCGGGTCCGGCAAGCCCTGTCCGAAGTGGTGCCGCTGTACCACGAACCTGCTGCCGAACGGCGGGCGGCTTAG
- a CDS encoding REP-associated tyrosine transposase, with product MPRTARASQGGFVYHVLNRGNARGEVFHKDDDFAAFVHLMVEASERLPMRLVGYCLMPNHFHLLLWSHHDGDLSRWMQWLLTSHVRRYHRHYQSSGHVWQGRFKAFPIQDDEHYWTVLRYVERNPLRAGLVARSQDWEWSSLKSTTRSCPEELLSDGPLEKFRGWTNYVNGTETEAELAALRKSVERGTPYGDTDWQHKTAKSLGLESSLRPRGRPKKAEK from the coding sequence ATGCCCAGAACTGCTCGCGCTTCGCAAGGTGGATTCGTTTATCACGTTCTCAATCGGGGGAACGCCCGGGGCGAGGTGTTTCACAAGGACGACGACTTCGCCGCGTTTGTCCATCTCATGGTCGAGGCGAGCGAGCGGCTCCCCATGCGGCTGGTTGGCTACTGCCTGATGCCCAACCACTTTCACCTGCTGCTGTGGTCCCACCACGACGGCGACCTCAGCCGCTGGATGCAGTGGCTGCTCACTTCGCATGTGCGTCGCTACCATCGTCATTACCAATCGAGCGGGCACGTTTGGCAGGGGCGGTTCAAAGCGTTTCCGATCCAAGACGACGAGCACTACTGGACCGTGCTGCGGTACGTCGAACGCAACCCGCTACGTGCCGGCCTGGTCGCGCGAAGCCAAGACTGGGAATGGTCGAGTCTGAAATCCACCACACGGAGCTGCCCGGAAGAGCTGCTGAGTGATGGCCCGTTGGAAAAGTTTCGCGGCTGGACCAACTACGTCAACGGCACGGAGACAGAAGCGGAGCTGGCGGCATTGCGAAAGAGTGTCGAGCGAGGCACCCCCTACGGCGACACCGATTGGCAACACAAAACCGCCAAATCGCTAGGGTTGGAGTCATCGCTCCGACCACGGGGAAGACCAAAGAAGGCGGAAAAGTAG
- a CDS encoding DUF6714 family protein, which translates to MITQDELTVLEHIESAFRGITLGEGVGLHQAQGLDDYASEEELDLLRLKDEKDDWSKIDASDLNNCYSSLSFFDARGMQFHLPAFLIADLKGLYNHDIAFTLCLKSENASLQFSLLNSEQRKAVRNYLVLRLNDLENGPAQPMIEESLETRWSESSS; encoded by the coding sequence ATGATAACGCAAGATGAACTAACAGTTCTCGAACACATTGAAAGTGCCTTTAGAGGTATTACTCTTGGGGAGGGCGTTGGGCTACACCAAGCGCAAGGACTAGATGACTATGCGTCTGAAGAAGAATTGGATCTGCTTCGATTGAAAGATGAAAAGGATGATTGGAGCAAGATAGATGCATCCGATTTAAACAACTGTTACAGCAGTCTATCGTTTTTTGATGCTAGAGGAATGCAGTTCCATCTTCCAGCGTTTCTTATCGCGGATCTAAAGGGGCTGTATAATCACGATATTGCCTTCACATTATGTTTGAAAAGTGAAAATGCGAGTTTGCAGTTTTCCCTATTGAACAGTGAGCAGCGAAAAGCAGTCCGAAACTACTTAGTACTCCGTCTGAATGACCTTGAGAATGGTCCTGCGCAACCAATGATTGAGGAATCTTTAGAGACAAGATGGTCAGAATCCAGCTCCTAA
- a CDS encoding UDP-2,3-diacylglucosamine diphosphatase encodes MAKDTPCREPIRSLFISDVHLGSKHTQAKALLKLLNHYEPEQLYIVGDFIDGWKLKRRWRWNPTYDRIFHRLMDLRRCGTKIRYAPGNHDEFLRNFLADYGLIELEQEFVHEAADGRRYLVTHGDKFDKVEQSMPWLSLIGTYAYDVLLSTNYWLNWARGKKHNRYAFCNLIKRNIKGLVKHISDFESQLMEAAAEQDCFGIICGHIHSPRIMHLDNLAYLNTGDWVENCTALVEFEDGSFELNRADGRILATLKSRQPATELDESMAGVLIA; translated from the coding sequence ATGGCGAAGGACACCCCTTGCCGTGAACCGATTCGCTCGCTGTTTATCAGCGATGTGCACCTTGGCTCGAAGCATACGCAGGCCAAGGCGTTGCTAAAGCTGCTGAATCACTACGAGCCGGAGCAACTCTACATCGTCGGCGACTTCATCGACGGTTGGAAGCTGAAACGCCGCTGGCGGTGGAATCCCACCTACGATCGCATCTTCCATCGCCTGATGGACCTACGACGCTGTGGCACCAAGATTCGCTACGCCCCGGGGAATCACGATGAGTTTCTCCGCAACTTCCTGGCCGACTACGGGCTGATCGAGCTGGAGCAGGAGTTCGTGCACGAAGCGGCCGATGGGCGCCGGTACCTGGTGACCCATGGCGACAAGTTCGACAAAGTCGAGCAGTCGATGCCATGGCTCAGCTTGATTGGCACGTATGCCTACGACGTGCTGCTCAGCACCAACTACTGGCTGAACTGGGCGCGGGGCAAGAAGCACAATCGCTACGCGTTCTGCAACTTGATCAAGCGCAACATCAAGGGCCTGGTCAAGCATATCAGCGACTTCGAGTCGCAACTGATGGAAGCAGCTGCGGAGCAGGACTGCTTTGGCATTATCTGCGGCCATATCCACTCGCCGCGAATCATGCATCTCGACAACCTCGCCTATCTCAACACGGGGGACTGGGTCGAGAACTGCACCGCCTTGGTGGAGTTCGAAGATGGTTCGTTCGAGCTGAATCGAGCCGATGGCCGGATTCTGGCGACGCTCAAGTCACGGCAACCCGCGACGGAGCTCGACGAGTCGATGGCCGGGGTTCTGATTGCCTAA